The Arachis hypogaea cultivar Tifrunner chromosome 14, arahy.Tifrunner.gnm2.J5K5, whole genome shotgun sequence genome has a segment encoding these proteins:
- the LOC112744246 gene encoding F-box protein CPR1 — protein MNCEKLRNPSMHKKKRLKHTVNKAKEKSTMEKTMNDKSKSIHDILPLDLIHRILLRVPIRHLARLRCVSKLWCSLISDRDFAELHFHHSTAVTNACFFMKNDTMAYLVYLDDNDASEKVVCPPFQKKARSHFTVLGFCRGFILFHRDPHFLVVWNPLTGSSKRISYSHIVHRSKPPGPRIAYDVYLHGFGYDPSQNDYLLLVAWCDCEGQYHLDCFSLRTNSWINLDAAVPKLLGFKSFYHWHNEGLFFNGAVHWVPRDLKDYRDAIVIFDLMEMTFSTISAPKQLSYPSLALLGGCLALYSRNDDCGNTDIWVMKEYKVHSSWTLYQIPCKDFRPLCLSSNRDIIGRGYTSCGKTGYFIYNVRGDLLKHFKSLCCQLPCRERNTVYTESLLPLPVTLRIRITRRRGRRKSAIKFTMNTFEQQDVAKG, from the exons ATGAATTGCGAAAAGCTCAGGAATCCAAGCATGCATAAGAAGAAGAGGCTGAAGCACACAGTGAACAAAGCAAAAGAGAAATCCACCATGGAGAAGACGATGAATGACAAGAGCAAGAGCATTCACGACATCCTCCCTCTTGACCTGATTCACAGAATCCTTCTGCGGGTGCCAATCAGACATCTCGCTCGCCTCAGGTGCGTTTCCAAGCTGTGGTGCTCTCTCATTTCTGATCGTGACTTTGCTGAATTGCATTTTCACCACTCTACCGCTGTCACCAACGCATGCTTCTTCATGAAAAACGACACTATGGCTTACTTGGTTTACTTAGACGACAATGATGCATCAGAAAAAGTGGTGTGTCCCCCTTTCCAGAAGAAAGCACGTTCTCATTTTACTGTCTTGGGATTCTGCAGAGGCTTTATTCTCTTCCATCGAGACCCACATTTTCTTGTGGTATGGAACCCACTGACTGGATCCAGCAAAAGAATATCCTACTCTCATATTGTTCATCGTAGTAAGCCCCCTGGCCCTAGGATTGCCTACGATGTATATCTGCATGGATTTGGTTATGATCCATCACAGAATGATTACTTACTTCTTGTAGCTTGGTGCGATTGCGAAGGACAATATCATTTGGATTGCTTTTCCTTGAGAACCAATTCATGGATTAATCTTGATGCTGCAGTCCCCAAATTATTGGGTTTTAAGAGTTTTTATCACTGGCATAATGAGGGGTTGTTCTTTAATGGCGCTGTTCATTGGGTGCCTCGCGATCTTAAAGATTACAGGGATGCTATTGTTATCTTTGATCTCATGGAAATGACTTTTTCAACTATATCTGCGCCGAAGCAACTGTCTTATCCAAGTCTTGCCTTACTCGGAGGCTGCCTAGCCTTGTATTCTCGCAATGATGATTGCGGTAACACTGACATATGGGTGATGAAAGAATATAAAGTGCACTCATCTTGGACACTCTATCAGATTCCTTGCAAGGATTTCCGGCCTCTGTGCTTATCTAGTAATAGGGATATAATTGGAAGAGGTTATACTTCGTGTGGTAAAACAGGATACTTCATATATAATGTCAGAGGAGACCTGCTCAAGCATTTTAAAAGTCTGTGTTGTCAGCTTCCCTGCCGTGAACGCAATACTGTGTATACAGAGAGTCTCTTGCCACTCCCAGTGACACTAAGGATAAGGATaacaagaagaagaggaagaaggaaatCA GCCATCAAGTTCACCATGAATACTTTTGAACAACAAGATGTTGCTAAAGGTTAG